In Carassius auratus strain Wakin unplaced genomic scaffold, ASM336829v1 scaf_tig00215864, whole genome shotgun sequence, a single window of DNA contains:
- the LOC113096047 gene encoding histone H2B, whose protein sequence is MPEPAKSAPKKGSKKAVTKTAAKGGKKRRKSRKESYAIYVYKVLKQVHPDTGISSKAMGIMNSFVNDIFERIAGESSRLAHYNKRSTITSREIQTAVRLLLPGELAKHAVSEGTKAVTKYTSSK, encoded by the coding sequence ATGCCTGAACCAGCAAAGTCCGCGCCGAAGAAAGGCTCCAAGAAGGCCGTCACTAAGACCGCTGCGAAAGGAGGAAAGAAGCGCAGAAAGTCCAGGAAGGAGAGCTACGCCATCTACGTGTACAAAGTGCTGAAGCAGGTTCATCCTGACACCGGGATCTCTTCGAAGGCGATGGGCATCATGAACTCTTTCGTCAACGACATCTTCGAGCGCATCGCCGGTGAGTCGTCTCGTCTCGCTCACTACAACAAGCGCTCCACCATCACTTCCCGAGAGATCCAGACCGCCGTGCGTCTGCTGCTGCCCGGGGAGCTGGCCAAACACGCCGTGTCCGAGGGCACCAAGGCCGTCACCAAGTACACCAGCTCCAAGTAG